The Hyphomonadaceae bacterium ML37 genome includes a region encoding these proteins:
- a CDS encoding SDR family oxidoreductase, protein MGRFTGKTAVVTGSGRRKGLGEAIALRLASEGAAVVISDIVQAADPATPAQHIGATDEMEAIAADIRAAGGQASTCVCDVRDLEQMRALAHHARDTHGSLDIWVNNAGIGYIMKPLLDVTANDWRAVIDVNLTGCFFGIKAAAEVMVEQGKGGRIINIASQAAKSGFPHAQAYTSSKHGLVGLVRSAAIELGPHQITVNNVCPNHVTTGLGAWQNEYFSKVVGAASVEDYLKAMADRIPLKRPGKPEDTAKAVAFLCSDEAEYITAESMNVSGGEEPH, encoded by the coding sequence ATGGGACGCTTTACCGGCAAGACCGCCGTCGTCACCGGCTCCGGCCGTCGCAAGGGGCTGGGCGAGGCCATCGCCCTGCGTCTGGCGTCCGAAGGCGCGGCGGTGGTGATTTCCGACATCGTTCAGGCCGCCGACCCGGCCACCCCGGCGCAGCATATCGGCGCGACCGACGAGATGGAGGCCATCGCGGCGGACATCCGCGCGGCGGGCGGCCAGGCGTCAACCTGCGTGTGCGATGTGCGCGATCTCGAACAGATGCGCGCGCTGGCCCACCATGCCCGCGACACCCATGGCTCGCTGGACATCTGGGTGAACAATGCCGGCATCGGCTATATCATGAAGCCTTTGCTGGACGTCACCGCCAATGACTGGCGCGCGGTGATCGATGTGAATCTGACCGGGTGCTTTTTCGGCATCAAGGCCGCCGCCGAAGTGATGGTGGAACAGGGCAAGGGCGGACGCATCATCAATATCGCCAGCCAGGCGGCGAAATCCGGCTTCCCCCACGCCCAGGCCTATACCAGCTCCAAGCACGGCCTCGTGGGTCTCGTGCGCTCTGCCGCCATCGAGCTGGGGCCGCACCAGATCACCGTCAATAATGTTTGCCCCAACCACGTCACCACGGGGCTGGGCGCCTGGCAGAACGAGTATTTCTCCAAGGTGGTCGGCGCGGCCAGCGTTGAGGATTACCTCAAGGCCATGGCCGACCGCATCCCGCTCAAACGCCCCGGCAAACCCGAAGACACCGCCAAGGCGGTCGCCTTCCTGTGCTCGGATGAAGCTGAATACATCACGGCGGAAAGCATGAATGTGTCGGGCGGCGAGGAGCCGCATTGA
- a CDS encoding REDY-like protein HapK — MTTRIIALFNLKPGVTAADYEAWAKAKDLPTVNGLKSVDSFEVFKSAGLLGSDAKPPYAYIEIIDVNDMETFGGEVSTETMQKIAGEFQAMADDLSFILTDKLG; from the coding sequence ATGACCACACGAATCATCGCCCTGTTCAATCTGAAACCCGGCGTCACCGCCGCCGATTACGAAGCCTGGGCCAAGGCAAAAGACCTGCCGACGGTGAACGGCCTCAAATCGGTGGACAGCTTCGAGGTGTTCAAATCGGCCGGCCTGCTCGGCTCCGACGCCAAACCGCCCTATGCCTATATCGAGATCATCGACGTGAACGACATGGAGACATTCGGCGGCGAGGTTTCGACCGAGACCATGCAGAAAATCGCCGGCGAGTTTCAGGCCATGGCCGACGATCTCTCCTTCATCCTGACCGACAAGCTGGGCTGA
- a CDS encoding class I SAM-dependent methyltransferase: MPEDRSKPILADAPAYDGPPDYRLVGRHGMFPHTSHDETERFNFLAHMNRHLASRVLPGVKDAFEARVEPARTRKEGPFKSRHDVRKALTADPAFQIWSALRRATMEQRQQAGRWVTLRQGEALNARAAELTDGDDRLELDAAFETPRYLAAVDHHCMPGSYHTEIVPGDITGAANYDCGLFATTGGALGRYNDGGGQAVAAWVKKNLPDFKPRRILDLGCGLGHNVLPLAEAFPDAEVVGVDSGAPMLRYGLARAKAMGVENVRFIQADAEDLSRFADDSFDWVQTTMFLHETSKSAMERIFAETRRVLKPGGIVLHVEQPQYTDAMPLYEQAIRDWDAFYNNEPFWTTMHEIDLDDLMIRAGFKDDSVLHGGVAAVVDAKLFPSSGEDAVEDYGRKAAWHVIGAKKEAA; encoded by the coding sequence ATGCCCGAAGACCGCTCCAAGCCCATTCTGGCCGATGCGCCGGCCTATGACGGCCCGCCCGATTACCGCCTGGTGGGGCGTCACGGCATGTTTCCCCACACCAGTCATGACGAGACCGAGCGCTTCAATTTCCTCGCCCACATGAACCGCCATCTGGCCAGCCGCGTGCTGCCCGGCGTGAAGGATGCGTTCGAGGCGCGGGTCGAACCGGCGCGCACGCGTAAAGAGGGTCCGTTCAAATCCCGCCACGACGTGCGCAAGGCGCTCACCGCCGATCCGGCCTTCCAGATATGGTCGGCCCTGCGCCGCGCCACCATGGAACAGCGCCAGCAGGCCGGGCGCTGGGTCACGCTGCGCCAGGGCGAGGCGCTCAACGCCCGCGCCGCGGAGCTGACCGATGGCGATGACCGGCTCGAGCTGGACGCGGCCTTCGAGACTCCGCGCTATCTGGCGGCGGTGGACCATCACTGCATGCCCGGCAGCTATCACACCGAAATCGTGCCCGGCGATATCACCGGCGCGGCCAATTATGATTGCGGCCTGTTCGCCACCACGGGCGGGGCGCTGGGCCGGTATAATGATGGCGGCGGCCAGGCGGTGGCGGCCTGGGTGAAGAAGAATTTGCCGGACTTCAAGCCCAGACGCATTCTCGATCTGGGCTGCGGGCTTGGCCATAACGTGCTGCCGCTGGCTGAAGCCTTCCCGGACGCGGAAGTGGTTGGCGTGGATTCCGGCGCGCCCATGCTGCGCTACGGGCTGGCGCGCGCCAAGGCGATGGGGGTGGAGAATGTCCGCTTCATCCAGGCCGACGCCGAGGATCTCTCACGCTTCGCCGATGACAGCTTTGACTGGGTGCAGACCACCATGTTCCTGCACGAAACCAGCAAGAGCGCCATGGAGCGCATTTTCGCCGAGACACGCCGGGTGCTCAAACCCGGCGGCATCGTGCTGCACGTCGAGCAGCCGCAATACACCGACGCGATGCCGCTCTATGAGCAGGCGATCCGCGACTGGGATGCGTTCTACAATAACGAGCCGTTCTGGACGACCATGCACGAGATCGATCTCGATGACCTGATGATCCGCGCCGGCTTCAAGGATGACAGCGTGCTCCATGGCGGCGTGGCCGCGGTGGTGGACGCCAAGCTGTTCCCGTCATCGGGCGAGGACGCCGTCGAGGACTACGGGCGCAAGGCCGCCTGGCATGTCATCGGCGCCAAGAAGGAAGCCGCGTAA
- a CDS encoding type II toxin-antitoxin system HicB family antitoxin, whose amino-acid sequence MAEYIALIHKDDDSDFGVSFPDFPGCIAAGATLDKARAMAQEALAFHVEGLLEDGWAMPEPSNLSGMTGAKIGNGLAVYITLQAGST is encoded by the coding sequence ATGGCCGAGTACATCGCCCTCATCCACAAGGACGACGACAGCGATTTCGGGGTGTCCTTCCCGGATTTTCCCGGCTGCATTGCGGCTGGCGCGACGCTTGATAAGGCCCGGGCCATGGCGCAGGAAGCCCTGGCGTTTCACGTCGAAGGGCTGCTGGAAGACGGTTGGGCGATGCCGGAGCCTTCAAACCTGAGCGGGATGACCGGCGCGAAAATCGGCAACGGCCTCGCGGTGTACATCACGCTTCAGGCCGGCAGCACCTAA
- a CDS encoding cupin domain-containing protein encodes MMAISGDLGVQEIVRMLGLQPHPEGGWYGETFRAGPGPDGAREAATAIYFLLAADQVSAWHVVDAVEVWLWHAGAPLVLTVSEDGVSARAVRLGPDLRGGERPQAVVPAGAWQAAESLGAWTLVSCVVAPGFRFEGFELAPPHWRPGPDGPPPRTSGRA; translated from the coding sequence ATGATGGCGATCAGCGGCGATTTGGGCGTCCAGGAAATCGTGCGGATGCTGGGGCTCCAGCCTCATCCAGAAGGCGGATGGTATGGCGAGACGTTCCGGGCCGGGCCCGGGCCGGACGGCGCCCGCGAAGCGGCCACCGCCATCTACTTCCTGCTGGCCGCCGACCAGGTGTCCGCCTGGCATGTGGTGGACGCGGTGGAAGTCTGGCTGTGGCATGCCGGCGCGCCGCTGGTCCTGACGGTGAGTGAGGACGGCGTCAGCGCGCGGGCCGTGCGGCTGGGGCCGGACCTGCGCGGCGGCGAACGGCCCCAGGCGGTGGTGCCCGCCGGCGCGTGGCAGGCGGCCGAATCGCTGGGCGCGTGGACGCTGGTCAGCTGCGTGGTCGCGCCGGGCTTCCGGTTTGAAGGTTTTGAACTGGCGCCGCCGCATTGGCGCCCGGGTCCGGACGGGCCGCCGCCCCGCACTTCAGGCCGCGCCTGA
- a CDS encoding DUF4908 domain-containing protein yields the protein MILLFAVSAGAWALFPADGAAQSNPFDRLVSSQTGRAEPSLWYERTDGRGRFVFDRSAEPALIWVEGAQEVFAVQRTSASGGGDVWITDTETVLLRVSRIGGWTYFPDDRPDGVAVEPMGRAHTLVAAPASNAQLQGAARDMADRLARLSRQNVRAELAAPAPDQNAYIIDTMVMVTLAAEQASRRSLRDLKTVRIGVGETPRADYDGSTLDISVNTAMGYGGRPSAAYIRRTLEQGGR from the coding sequence ATGATCCTCCTGTTCGCTGTGAGCGCCGGGGCTTGGGCGCTTTTCCCAGCGGACGGGGCCGCACAATCGAATCCGTTTGACCGCCTGGTCTCGTCACAGACCGGACGCGCGGAACCGTCGCTCTGGTATGAGCGCACGGACGGGCGCGGCCGTTTCGTGTTCGACCGGTCCGCCGAACCTGCCCTGATCTGGGTGGAGGGCGCGCAGGAAGTCTTCGCCGTGCAGCGCACCAGCGCATCCGGCGGCGGCGATGTCTGGATCACCGATACCGAGACTGTCCTGCTGCGCGTCTCTCGCATTGGCGGCTGGACGTATTTCCCCGATGACCGGCCCGACGGCGTGGCGGTGGAGCCCATGGGCCGCGCCCATACGCTGGTCGCTGCGCCCGCCAGCAATGCCCAGCTCCAGGGCGCCGCGCGCGACATGGCCGACCGGCTGGCGCGCCTGTCGCGTCAGAATGTGCGCGCCGAGCTGGCCGCGCCGGCGCCCGACCAGAACGCCTATATCATCGACACCATGGTGATGGTCACTCTGGCCGCCGAGCAGGCCTCGCGCCGTTCTCTGCGGGATCTGAAGACCGTGCGCATCGGCGTCGGTGAGACACCACGCGCGGACTATGACGGAAGCACGCTGGACATCTCGGTGAATACGGCCATGGGTTATGGCGGCCGGCCCAGCGCCGCCTATATCCGCCGCACGCTGGAACAAGGCGGCCGCTGA
- the phbB gene encoding acetoacetyl-CoA reductase produces the protein MARTALVTGGTRGIGKAISVALKAAGYEVAANYAGNDEAAKTFTGETGIKAYKWSVGDYEACRDGVAAVEAAHGAVDILVNNAGITRDAPFHKMTPQQWSEVIDTNLTGVFNMTHNVWNGMRDRGFGRIVTISSINGQKGQFAQANYSAAKAGDLGFTRALAQEGARRNITVNAICPGYIATDMVMAVPEAVREQIVGSIPVGRLGAAEEIARCVSFLVSDEAGFITGATLSANGGQYMAG, from the coding sequence ATGGCGAGAACGGCGCTTGTGACCGGGGGAACGCGCGGGATCGGCAAGGCCATCAGCGTGGCGCTGAAAGCGGCCGGATATGAGGTGGCGGCCAATTACGCCGGCAATGACGAGGCCGCCAAGACCTTCACCGGCGAGACCGGGATCAAGGCCTATAAATGGTCGGTGGGCGACTATGAGGCCTGCCGCGACGGCGTGGCGGCGGTCGAGGCCGCGCACGGCGCCGTGGACATCCTGGTCAACAATGCCGGGATCACGCGGGATGCGCCGTTCCACAAGATGACCCCGCAGCAATGGAGCGAGGTGATCGACACCAATCTGACTGGCGTGTTCAACATGACGCACAATGTGTGGAACGGCATGCGCGATCGCGGGTTCGGGCGCATCGTCACCATCTCCTCCATCAATGGACAGAAGGGCCAGTTTGCGCAGGCCAACTACTCCGCCGCCAAGGCGGGCGATCTGGGCTTCACCCGGGCTCTGGCCCAGGAAGGCGCCCGGCGCAACATCACCGTCAACGCGATCTGCCCCGGCTATATCGCCACCGACATGGTCATGGCCGTCCCCGAAGCGGTGCGCGAACAGATCGTGGGCTCCATCCCGGTGGGACGCCTCGGCGCAGCGGAAGAGATCGCGCGCTGCGTGAGCTTTCTGGTGAGCGATGAGGCGGGTTTCATCACCGGCGCCACCCTGTCGGCCAATGGCGGGCAGTACATGGCCGGATAG
- the phaR gene encoding polyhydroxyalkanoate synthesis repressor PhaR has translation MTQSEAADTIIIKKYANRRLYDTSASRYVTLDHLRELVKQGKNFKVQDAKSGEDLTRGVLAQIIFEEESKGETLLPVEFLRQLISFYGDSMQTMVPGYLRLSMDNFSSQQAELREKMASAIGSPAASMALIEEQTRRNMAMFEQAMKMFTPGLTAAPGARADQPSDMSKGDVDALRAELDAMRKRLDRLAGDT, from the coding sequence GTGACGCAATCTGAAGCCGCCGACACGATCATCATCAAAAAGTACGCCAACCGCCGCCTGTACGACACGTCAGCGAGCCGGTATGTCACCCTCGATCACCTGCGCGAACTCGTCAAACAGGGAAAGAATTTCAAGGTGCAGGACGCCAAGAGCGGCGAAGACCTGACCCGCGGCGTGCTGGCCCAGATCATCTTTGAAGAGGAATCCAAGGGCGAGACGCTTCTGCCTGTGGAGTTTCTGCGCCAGCTGATCTCATTCTACGGGGATTCCATGCAGACCATGGTGCCGGGCTATCTGCGCCTGAGCATGGACAATTTCTCCAGCCAGCAAGCCGAGCTGCGCGAAAAGATGGCCAGCGCCATCGGGTCGCCCGCCGCCTCCATGGCCCTGATCGAGGAACAGACCCGGCGCAATATGGCGATGTTCGAACAGGCGATGAAAATGTTCACGCCCGGCCTGACCGCCGCCCCGGGGGCGCGCGCGGATCAGCCATCGGACATGTCCAAGGGCGACGTGGACGCCTTGCGCGCCGAGCTGGACGCCATGCGCAAGCGCCTCGACCGGCTGGCAGGCGACACCTGA
- a CDS encoding glycosyltransferase family 2 protein, translated as MTATPPDLSIITPMHNEAGNAADLVREIHAALDGRRFEIICVNDASTDTTLEELTALKADIAQLRILSHRRNAGQSRALRTGVLAARAPVICTLDGDGQNPPADIPALVDALTRRNAPAALGLVGGRRTKRQDSGWKKLASRVGNGVRKRLLKDEADDTGCGLKAFRRDAYLLLPYFDHQHRFIPALMKREGFAMEFIDVGHRPRLAGKSKYTNLGRLFASLSDMLGIIWLNSRARQSGGWDEA; from the coding sequence ATGACCGCCACGCCGCCTGACCTGTCCATAATCACCCCGATGCACAATGAGGCGGGCAACGCCGCCGACCTGGTGCGCGAGATTCACGCAGCGCTGGACGGGCGCCGGTTCGAGATCATCTGCGTGAATGACGCCAGCACCGATACGACGCTGGAGGAGCTGACAGCGCTGAAGGCTGACATCGCCCAGCTGCGCATCCTGTCCCACCGGCGCAATGCCGGCCAGTCACGCGCCCTGCGCACCGGCGTGCTGGCAGCCCGCGCGCCGGTCATCTGCACCCTCGATGGGGACGGTCAGAACCCGCCGGCCGACATCCCGGCGCTGGTCGACGCCTTGACCCGGCGGAATGCGCCGGCGGCGCTGGGACTGGTGGGCGGGCGGCGCACCAAGCGCCAGGACAGCGGCTGGAAAAAACTCGCCTCGCGGGTCGGCAATGGCGTGCGCAAACGGCTGCTGAAGGACGAGGCGGACGATACCGGGTGCGGGCTCAAGGCGTTCCGGCGCGACGCCTATCTTCTTCTGCCCTACTTCGACCATCAGCACCGCTTCATTCCCGCGCTGATGAAGCGAGAGGGCTTCGCCATGGAATTCATAGACGTGGGCCACAGGCCACGCCTCGCGGGAAAATCGAAGTACACCAATCTTGGCCGCCTTTTCGCCTCTTTAAGCGATATGCTAGGTATCATATGGCTCAACAGCCGGGCGCGTCAGTCCGGCGGTTGGGACGAGGCCTGA
- a CDS encoding glycosyltransferase family 39 protein, producing the protein MQILEKLSGGWRTALIAAAVAAVAGLLGVFTLPVLDRDEARYAQATAQMLQTGDFVRITFLDEDRNKKPVGIHWLQSAAVAATTGEAARAIWAYRLPSVLGAMLAALAAALIAGRLLGGRAGLYAGALLGASVLMGAEAGIAKTDAMLAGATGLALYGLLRLCLASPDDRRTRRTWALAVWALLGLGVLIKGPVAPFVLGVSAGALVMLDAWSSRTEGGAAAALMRSMAWLKPLAFWPGPVLAALIVVPWLISVQIATDGAFLREALGDDLGPKLVSGDEGHGGLPGYHILLLPLTLFPAALFLPAGLAAARRALRTGGDAALAARVLIAFSLPVWLMFELLPTKLPHYVLPAFPAIMALCAWGAMEWDRTRVVWKGVGLALSLMGLAVWSAAFAWLTFVHHSPVVILALVLAVIAVLAAVQSLAAFRRRAAGAVLAAVALGLVWHGAGRGLIAPGTDLSPSQSAARITAELDLRPANAPLISTYTEPSLVFSLGGAVQLADIDDLAEAWLAPSGDADFALSPQFQTQGPALVIIDHSRAPQEGEGAARAQALIALLQTEACRSGEVQGYNYSRGRQVRLTLHRTGPCG; encoded by the coding sequence ATGCAGATTCTGGAAAAACTTTCAGGGGGTTGGCGCACAGCGCTCATCGCTGCAGCTGTAGCGGCTGTCGCCGGATTGCTGGGCGTCTTCACCCTGCCGGTGCTGGACCGGGATGAAGCGCGCTACGCCCAGGCCACCGCGCAGATGCTCCAGACCGGCGACTTCGTGCGCATCACTTTCCTCGACGAAGACCGCAACAAGAAGCCGGTGGGCATACACTGGCTGCAAAGCGCCGCCGTGGCGGCGACAACGGGCGAGGCGGCGCGCGCCATCTGGGCCTACCGCTTGCCGTCCGTCCTCGGGGCGATGCTGGCGGCCCTCGCCGCAGCGCTGATCGCCGGCCGCCTGCTGGGCGGGCGCGCAGGCCTTTATGCAGGCGCGCTTCTGGGCGCCAGTGTGTTGATGGGGGCCGAGGCCGGGATCGCCAAGACCGACGCCATGCTGGCCGGCGCGACGGGGCTGGCGCTGTATGGCCTGCTGCGTCTGTGCCTCGCCAGCCCGGATGACCGGCGGACGCGCCGGACCTGGGCGTTGGCGGTCTGGGCGCTTCTGGGGTTGGGCGTGTTGATCAAGGGACCGGTTGCGCCATTTGTGCTGGGCGTCAGCGCCGGGGCCCTGGTGATGCTGGACGCGTGGTCTTCGCGCACCGAGGGCGGCGCCGCCGCCGCGCTCATGCGGTCCATGGCCTGGCTCAAACCCCTCGCCTTCTGGCCGGGACCGGTGCTGGCGGCCCTGATCGTTGTGCCCTGGCTGATCTCGGTGCAGATCGCCACGGATGGGGCCTTTCTGCGCGAGGCGCTGGGCGATGACCTGGGACCCAAGCTGGTCAGCGGCGATGAGGGCCATGGCGGACTGCCCGGATATCACATCCTCCTGCTGCCGCTGACCCTGTTTCCCGCCGCGCTCTTCCTGCCGGCCGGTCTCGCGGCGGCGCGCCGGGCGCTGCGAACAGGCGGTGATGCGGCGCTGGCCGCACGGGTGTTGATCGCCTTCTCCCTGCCCGTCTGGCTCATGTTCGAGCTTCTGCCCACCAAACTGCCCCACTATGTGCTGCCCGCCTTCCCCGCCATCATGGCGCTGTGCGCCTGGGGCGCGATGGAGTGGGACCGCACCCGCGTGGTCTGGAAGGGCGTGGGCCTGGCGTTGAGCCTTATGGGCCTGGCGGTCTGGAGCGCAGCCTTCGCCTGGCTCACCTTTGTCCATCACAGCCCCGTCGTGATCCTGGCGCTGGTCCTCGCAGTGATCGCGGTGCTGGCGGCGGTTCAGAGCCTGGCCGCGTTCCGGCGCCGGGCGGCGGGCGCGGTCCTTGCGGCGGTGGCGCTGGGGCTGGTCTGGCATGGCGCGGGCAGGGGGCTGATCGCCCCGGGGACGGATCTCTCGCCGTCGCAGTCTGCGGCCCGGATCACAGCCGAACTGGACTTGCGCCCGGCAAACGCGCCTCTCATCTCCACCTATACCGAACCGTCGCTGGTATTCAGTCTCGGGGGCGCGGTCCAGCTTGCCGATATCGATGATCTGGCGGAGGCCTGGCTGGCGCCGTCGGGCGATGCCGACTTCGCGCTGTCGCCGCAATTCCAGACCCAGGGCCCGGCGCTGGTCATCATCGATCACAGCCGTGCGCCGCAAGAGGGCGAGGGGGCGGCGCGGGCGCAGGCGCTGATTGCCTTGCTGCAGACCGAGGCCTGCCGCTCTGGCGAGGTGCAGGGCTATAACTATTCACGCGGGCGCCAAGTGCGCCTGACCCTGCACCGCACTGGCCCTTGCGGCTGA
- a CDS encoding hydroxymethylglutaryl-CoA lyase, producing the protein MTATSERPDRTIRPDPAARQAVEIVEVGPRDGLQNDPTLIDTGVKLEFINRLIEAGVRRLEAASFVNPKLVPAMADGDAVMAGVPRGQGVTYIGLALNERGLRRAIDAGCDEINFVMVASEGFGKANQNATPEETADLLERIAVLAHDARIQLAATISVAFGDPFDGEVDVARVAALARRAAAAGVMEIALGDTIGVASPWDVRAMVAAVREAAPGPRLRLHFHNTRNTALANVYAAVEAGVGVIDASAGGIGGCPFAPRATGNVATEDVVYMLQRGGIETGIDLEKMIETARWLEMVALRHPIASMVARAGGFPGPRG; encoded by the coding sequence ATGACTGCGACATCAGAACGCCCTGACCGTACAATCAGGCCGGACCCCGCCGCTCGGCAGGCCGTGGAGATTGTCGAGGTCGGGCCGCGCGACGGGCTGCAGAATGATCCGACTCTCATCGATACCGGTGTGAAGCTGGAATTCATCAACCGTCTGATCGAGGCGGGCGTGCGCCGTCTGGAGGCGGCGAGCTTCGTCAACCCGAAGCTTGTGCCGGCCATGGCCGATGGCGATGCGGTCATGGCCGGGGTGCCGCGCGGACAGGGCGTCACCTATATCGGTCTGGCGCTCAACGAGCGGGGCCTGCGCCGCGCCATTGATGCGGGATGTGACGAGATCAATTTCGTGATGGTGGCCTCTGAAGGGTTCGGCAAGGCCAATCAGAACGCCACGCCGGAGGAGACCGCCGATCTGCTCGAACGCATCGCGGTGCTGGCCCATGACGCCAGAATCCAGCTGGCGGCGACCATTTCGGTGGCGTTCGGCGACCCGTTCGACGGCGAGGTAGACGTGGCGCGCGTCGCCGCCCTGGCGCGCCGGGCGGCGGCGGCTGGCGTGATGGAAATTGCGCTGGGCGACACGATTGGCGTCGCCAGTCCCTGGGACGTGCGCGCCATGGTGGCGGCGGTGCGCGAGGCCGCGCCCGGCCCGCGGCTGCGTCTGCATTTTCACAACACCCGCAACACCGCTCTGGCCAATGTCTATGCGGCGGTGGAGGCGGGCGTGGGCGTCATCGACGCGTCGGCAGGCGGCATTGGCGGGTGCCCGTTCGCGCCGCGCGCCACGGGCAATGTGGCGACCGAAGACGTGGTCTACATGCTCCAGCGCGGCGGCATCGAGACCGGGATCGACCTTGAAAAGATGATTGAGACGGCGCGCTGGCTGGAGATGGTGGCGCTGCGCCACCCCATCGCGTCCATGGTGGCCAGGGCCGGCGGATTTCCCGGCCCGCGCGGCTGA
- a CDS encoding glycosyltransferase family 2 protein — MTAPNQPLAVTPGAAVDAAAPAETTAKSPAEMRALTRPLSVIMVSYRTGPSLFLAIDAVMTAHEVAELVLVNHDNPRETVLRLDALARTRPKLRLIHSGGNLGFARGCNMGAAQARGDVFLFLNPDAVLSPGAAAQMMATLGDLPEPGIVGARLMDTTGREQRGARRGELTIGSALSGFLGLPRLLPFMRDVHRENEPLPGDADPSPVVSGAAMMMTRAGFETLGGFDEGYFLHVEDIDICRRARDAGGAVMFEPRAVILHYGSTSKASLFMVETWKAQGLTRYFRTHCGLHGRVIGPILGPVLWLALMARAGMVRTRQQVGGKLRRLAAWRRLLRIRRKN; from the coding sequence GTGACGGCCCCAAACCAACCGCTTGCGGTGACGCCCGGCGCCGCTGTTGATGCGGCCGCTCCGGCTGAGACCACCGCGAAGAGCCCGGCTGAAATGCGGGCCCTGACCCGGCCGCTGTCGGTGATCATGGTCAGTTACCGCACCGGGCCATCTCTGTTTCTGGCGATCGACGCAGTGATGACCGCCCATGAGGTGGCCGAGCTGGTGCTGGTCAATCACGACAACCCGCGCGAAACCGTTCTGCGGCTCGACGCGCTTGCGCGCACCCGGCCCAAGCTGCGGCTGATTCATTCAGGCGGAAATCTGGGCTTCGCGCGCGGCTGCAACATGGGGGCGGCGCAGGCGCGCGGCGATGTGTTCCTGTTCCTCAATCCGGACGCGGTTCTGTCGCCGGGCGCTGCGGCGCAGATGATGGCGACGCTCGGCGATTTGCCCGAACCGGGGATTGTCGGCGCGCGTCTGATGGACACCACCGGACGCGAGCAGCGCGGCGCGCGGCGCGGGGAGCTGACCATTGGCTCGGCCCTGTCCGGCTTCCTGGGCTTGCCGCGCCTTCTGCCCTTCATGCGCGATGTTCACCGCGAGAACGAGCCGCTTCCGGGCGACGCCGACCCGTCGCCCGTGGTGTCCGGCGCCGCCATGATGATGACCCGCGCCGGGTTTGAGACGCTGGGCGGGTTTGACGAGGGCTACTTCCTTCATGTGGAGGATATCGATATCTGCCGGCGGGCCCGCGATGCGGGCGGCGCGGTGATGTTCGAACCACGCGCGGTGATCCTGCATTACGGCTCCACCAGCAAGGCCAGCCTGTTCATGGTGGAAACCTGGAAGGCGCAAGGGCTGACGCGCTATTTCCGCACCCATTGCGGGCTGCATGGACGCGTAATCGGCCCGATTCTTGGCCCCGTGCTTTGGCTGGCGCTGATGGCGCGCGCCGGCATGGTGCGGACCCGTCAGCAGGTGGGCGGCAAGCTGCGCCGTCTGGCCGCCTGGCGCCGGCTCTTGCGCATCCGCCGCAAAAACTGA
- the yidD gene encoding membrane protein insertion efficiency factor YidD gives MIGAYKVIVSPVFYALGVRCRHEPTCSSYAADAIRAQGLWRGGWLTLGRILRCRPGGSWGVDPAPQEHNGAPWWRVWSFRPPHEGNEGKT, from the coding sequence ATGATCGGCGCGTATAAGGTGATAGTATCGCCGGTGTTCTATGCTCTGGGTGTCCGGTGCCGGCACGAGCCGACATGCTCGTCCTACGCAGCTGACGCGATCCGGGCGCAGGGTCTTTGGCGAGGGGGCTGGCTGACCTTGGGCCGGATTTTGCGATGCCGGCCGGGCGGCAGCTGGGGTGTGGATCCGGCGCCGCAGGAGCATAATGGCGCACCGTGGTGGCGGGTCTGGTCATTCAGACCGCCGCATGAGGGGAATGAGGGGAAAACGTGA
- a CDS encoding iron-sulfur cluster assembly scaffold protein: MTTDPYSPDLIALAADIPHIGRLAAPHGRARKVSRICGSELDLDLCVEEDRISALGLEVRACALGQASASVFARAALGATLEEVLAARDGLRAMLQDGAAPPEGRFAALAVLEGARAYRQRHGSILLVFDAAAEAMEAARVRAA; the protein is encoded by the coding sequence ATGACGACTGATCCGTACTCACCTGACCTGATCGCCCTCGCAGCGGACATTCCCCATATCGGGCGCCTAGCTGCGCCCCACGGGCGTGCGCGCAAGGTGTCGCGCATTTGCGGGTCTGAGCTGGATCTGGATCTGTGCGTTGAAGAGGACCGGATAAGCGCGCTCGGCCTTGAAGTGCGCGCCTGCGCGCTGGGACAGGCGAGCGCCTCGGTGTTCGCACGGGCGGCTCTGGGCGCCACGCTGGAAGAGGTCCTCGCGGCGCGTGACGGCCTCAGGGCCATGCTCCAGGACGGCGCCGCCCCGCCTGAAGGCCGATTCGCCGCACTGGCGGTGCTGGAAGGCGCGCGCGCCTACCGCCAGCGCCACGGGTCCATCCTGCTGGTGTTTGACGCCGCCGCCGAGGCCATGGAGGCGGCCCGTGTGCGCGCCGCGTGA